CGACCAGCTGATCAACTCCATAGGGTTCTTCAAACTCGACATGGCCGATGTCAAGATTCAACGGCCGCAACTCAGCTCTTCCCAAGTCAAACCACTCGAGAAAGCCAAGCCTAAGCAACTGTTAGCCAACCCCGCCCAGCATAAAATGGCGGTCAACGACAGCGGTTTTGGGCTGAATCTAGGTAAAGACAACCTGGACAAGGAATTTGAGAAATTCTAGCAATTAACGGAGACTTTACTCAGAACAGAGTAGATGGGAGGCAGTTCAATGAGCATAGCCGGGATAACAGAAACCATGCAGTGTCTCACCTTCAAACTGGGCGAAGAAGTATTTGCAGTCAACGTCGCCAAAGTAAGAGAGATCCTGGATTTTACCACTGTCACCAAAGTACCGCAGACGCCCGACTTCATGCGGGGTGTTATCAATCTCCGGGGTAGCGTTGTGCCGGTAGTCGACATGCGGTTGAAATTCGGGATGAGCGCCACGGAAAAGACCGTGAACACCTGCATCATCGTCATGGAGATCGTTCTTGACGGCGACACCTCCATAGTCGGAGCCCTGGCAGATTCAGTGCAGGAAGTGCTGGAGCTGGAGCAGGAGCAGATCGAGCCGGCGCCGCGGATCGGGACCAAGCTCAACACCGAGTTTCTGGTAGGGATGGGCAAGCACAACGAGACCTTCATCATGATCCTCAATATCGACAAGGTCTTCACCTTTGACGAGATCGAATCGATGCAGGGCGGAGGCAACCAGGCTGCTGCCTAGAAGAATAATACACCGCACAAACAAAAACCCCGCTCAGGCGGGGTTTTTGTTTGTGAGACTTAGCTTTACACTATTCACTTTTACCGAAATCTCAACATTTGTTGCTTTTGCAATATGTGTTGATTCTCTTTAACTCCCCAATTAGACGTTATTGCCTTCTTTTACGATCCAGATTAGCAAGATAAAGTTGCTCTAAATTTATTGCAGCTATTGGGTAACAGCTTGATATGAGAGATTAATTGAGAGTGTGCTCGATGGCACGGTAACTGCTTTTTATAAGTTTCCGAATGATCGGGTCATAACGAGTCAAAACTTTAAAAGGAGTAGATTATGGATCCTAACAAATTTATAATTAAATATAAGCGTAAAAAGCCAAAGTTGCTCAACCCGATTACTGATGAGCAACAATCTAGAATCAACGACAGCATTGATCAGGCAG
The DNA window shown above is from Geoanaerobacter pelophilus and carries:
- a CDS encoding chemotaxis protein CheW — encoded protein: MSIAGITETMQCLTFKLGEEVFAVNVAKVREILDFTTVTKVPQTPDFMRGVINLRGSVVPVVDMRLKFGMSATEKTVNTCIIVMEIVLDGDTSIVGALADSVQEVLELEQEQIEPAPRIGTKLNTEFLVGMGKHNETFIMILNIDKVFTFDEIESMQGGGNQAAA